The segment TTTATTCTAATTATTCCATTTTACCAATCTATCTGGAGATATCTATCAAAGTTGATTAGTAACTTTAGGATTTAACAGTTGATCAGGAActgttagtaaataaataaccacTATATTTTCATCAGAATCGATTGAATCAAAATCGATAAGCACTGGCGCCTCTACGAACAGCCTTGAGCTGATGTGTTCGGAGCACATCACTAACAACACGGACCTGCGGTGGAGGCTCATGCAGTCCGATATAACTGGACGCGCGTCTGTCAAGGGCATCACTCTATCGCAGACTATGTTGGATATCGTGAGAATGTCGCCTTTGAAGTGGGGTAAGTTattcgattttatatttaagaaataaatatccgATTGTTacatctatatattattattatatatagcaaCATCGTAAAGGTAAAAGGAGGCAGCTCAGCTCATGCTAATCGGGACAGCAGTTCTGAGAATGTAGCTTCGTTCCGAGTGAGCTTTGTAGCAAAGCAATGTCTTGATCTAAATTTTGGGGACGTAAGTTACGAAATTACTGTTTAATAATTTGCTACATAATACAATATCTTAGACTGCATTTATCCAAGTTTCTCTTATAcggaatacattttttttctttcttatgcgggaattaatttacaaaacgtTATTATTGTCAGTTGTGAATAGATGattctattatatattacttCAAACGTAATGTTCTTTTTCGCAGAAGTGAGTTTAAACAATCAATGCATAAAACCGCAAGAGGAGTACAACTGTACGGCCGGCGAGTGCCTCTCGCTGGGTGTGGCCGTTTGGAACCATCTCAGCCGACCGCTGCACAAGCTGTGTCTCTCAGTGCAGTTCTACCAAGATTATAACAACGGCGTTCTTAGCTACAAGCTGGATAATAGAGTCGCTACTGCAGGAAATAACAAGTAATTGGCATTTTAATACTAAGGACCTGTTTGATTAATGTAGTACAAATGTACAATTTACCAACAAACGACATTAAACTGTCGCCAGAATTATGTAACCCTGTCTAACTATTTTTAGagtatattcaaaatataaaaaaaaatgttgtacaCACTATAACGTGATGCAGAAATAACCGAGCAAATATTATTGTCgatgttattatttactttttgtaatagtctgtattttaataatattctaggGTGGTACTTTCATCGCTGCCCGAGTCAACAAAAGCGTACCATGAATGTACGGTGGTGTTCTTAACTCCAGGCGAGTACAAGATTGACATTCAATGTTCAACCACCGAAGCTATACTGGACGATACGCCGATCATCAAGGAACCGGACCATCCGCCCATTATAACGTCTTGTGCCGGCGAAATAAGTCACGTGTGGAGATTCATACCCCCAGTAGCTATAAGTGTAACCGATTGATATATCATATTATCTTAtgtaatttgaaaatgtataagaactgtaattaaaatatgtcttaTTCATTTATCTgtacctaataaatattttgaatataccGTGCTTAAAGTGTTTACTTTTTGACCCctgatgaaaatatatattacagtaGTAGGGCCAAAGCttacatgaataatatttatcattgatGCATATaaagaaattgtatttaaaacaattttcagtAATATCTGTTTGATATATTGAAAAAGTTACATTGCGAGTTTTAACAAAAGATACttacgttaattttttttttaaatcctataaaagtaaaataaacttccaatttgtaaaatatacttCCGTTCTTTAATATAAACTGAATGAATACGATTTTCCTGATCAATCTGGAAAAATTATCTTTCATTATCATTCACTCACGGAAAATTTCAACAGAGACTTTTGTTTTGTGTCTGCTATTATTTTTACTCGTAAATGGCGAATTCAGCGATAGATAAACGGTGGAAGCCATATTATAAAGGAAGAACAAAAATTCTGCATGTCTGTGAGATACGGTGTTTTGTATGGGATTCGGAGCATTCTGGGACCTGGGTTCAGATTCTGAAAACAAACGGAATCTCCAGGCATATAGGCCCGGCCTAATGGCCCGTAGCATAATCGAGGATCATTGGGCTTCTCGATTATTACAGCGGTTATCTGGCAACATCGTTGAAACTTGTCAGTAATCAGTTGTCAGCTGGTTGTCAGTTAGTAATTTTATTGCTGTCAAAAAGTTGTTTGGTGCagttttcataaaacaaaaactttggATAGGACACAATAAATCCATTCTTCTGAATATTACTCATATAAAACTAACCTAATAAGAcgataactttataatatgtcTCCTATCCGTTGTGCTATAGAAAATTGCAAAACAACCTCGCACAACAAGCCACCGGGCGTCACTTTTCATCGGTGAGTTAGTTAGCTAGGCAGAAGTATAGCTTTCTttgatatacaattttattcttaaaagatTGATATTAATGAAAGCTATGCTCCTGGAGTTTTAAAAGATTTCGTCAGTGCGGCCaggtttgtatatttatatgtatttatacagatttttacaatgcataaataatttatacagaatttaaagatttttggcAATTTGGATGTATTTTTCGGTACATATATACTACTGTAGAAGATAACTATATCCTGCAAGAGATAGCTTatgcaaacaaaaatagtaatacTGGGTCTAAAAAGAAAAGCAGCactgtttacaaacaaaaatatttttggtacctaacaaataaatacttgaattaaaatttatacagatttttaatgttacaaatacaaataatacatctCACTATCCTGGCAGCACTGGATTCCATGTTATGTATAAAAGGACTATACACAACATCCTGGTTTGCCATTTGattgtataagaattttaatttatataaaaatgtttttttttctatttgtagGTGCCCAACAACGACAGAAATGCGGAATAAATGGCTCAGAATACTGAAACATAGGTGTAGTGTGTTGGACTGGATGGAAAGCCGAATTTGTTCAAAGCATTTTGAACTGAAGTATTTTGATGCCCAAAAGAAGTTGAAAGACCACGCTGTACCCACATTGTTTTCTGTAACCTCTAATCAAAAAACACTTATGAGGGCaagttttatgttattgttgatTCTGTAGTTAATTGACCATTTTACTAGCAGTAAAAAGTATTTCTATGTAGGCACTGTATAGGTCAATTAAGGATAAGGTCCAATTGCACAGGTGTAGTTGTAAGCAAAttaaagaaatgaaaataatgttgAAATTATTAGGGATACCAAAAAAATCATGTAATTCTTCAttgcataattaaaaatctatttatttattcatacatttaaattaaacaatcttGTTTTCAGAATGAACCAGGCAAATCCAAAGTTGAGAGACTATTAAACAGAATGCCACAGTCTGACCTCACCAATAATATCAAACAAAGTTTAAGCAAAATGAAGGAGCCAGTCAACTTGGATAACTTTGTAACTGATGAGTTGAAGTGTAAAGCTGACGCACCCAATGAGGCACAACTGTGGCTcatgataaaaaaacaagacCATTTGAACACACGCTTGATGGATTTAGTAGTACAAACTAAGAAACATGTGGAAATACTTCAGAAAAGCATGGAAGAATCAAGGATGGTTCGCAAAGAGCAGGAGCAAAATATAgagtcattaaaatatattgttaaatgcTTGCAAGAAAAACATGCAACCCTTGAAGagcaaattgaaatattaacatCTATTGAGTCTAGGTAAAAATTTAATAGTATAAGTATTATGTAAATCTGACACCAACCTTTATGGGCAGTCTCAAATTTGACAAAATGTAGCACTCATCATTGTTTTAAGAAATTTAGGGGTGTCATGGAACTTGAAAGAAATGTTATGTGACTAACTTCAGGTTGGTTATAAGGGTTGTTATGGAGTGAACTGGAAAATagcattatttttgtgtaagagacaaattcattaaatacatttgcatacattccatatttttttctttattaaagcaCGTCATGAGACTTggcttaggggccgttcaagtattacgtaactcaatttttgaagatttttgaaacTTCCTCCCTTCCAGGTAACGCGCCGTAAAGTTTTCCTGTACGCCTCCGCCTCTCCAACCCCTCAAAAAagtaccggaaaatcgctaaaatacctttgttattgttttgaaataaaaaatacaatgtaacataacgcgttgtacgaacccccctcccgcgcctgtaacgaatcgtaacgttttacaagactcccctcccctccaaattgcgttacgtaatacttgaacggccccttacatTCAATATAAGACACATATTCTAtgtttaagaatttaaataatataagtaattttaaggaTACATAATTTACCatacagttaaaaataaattacagaaaCATTTTGTTCCCCGATTTAATTTTTCTAGTAAGAAAAATTTGAAGGAAGGTATTTGTATATATTGATACTCTGTATATCTACAGCTGTCTTAGACAAAGCTTAAAGAATATGGCTAATATCTCTAATTCCTGGCAAAGTCTAAGATCAAATGCACATGcacttatttatagaaatagttgTATTTGGCATATTAGGGTGCACAATAGAATTTTTTGTATACAACAATAAGCACATAATCTGGTCTAGATGGGTTTAAGACACCTGTCctataaataaaagaactaaaatataataaaaaaaaagcaacagTTGTTTATAGCTTCcaattacacaataattttattaattctgtttcattattaatattacaagcTGCTTTCTAATTACTAcaagtcataaaaaaatatttagttttagttctgaatattatgtctatttcttctgaatattattagtatacatTATGTCTATTTCCAGAATAAAATCTAGTCTTTATAACTTAGAGctaatgttatgattttttttcattattagttacctaagtaaaaattaaatttgctaactataataacttaatttagAATGCAGTCTAAAATGAAGATCATAATTGAATTattgaatacataaattaattactattcctttcaaatattattaatatcatttcCTTCGTAGttgtttttctaaaatttctcttaatttcaattttttattagttctatCAGTCAAAGGTCTCCCAAGTGGCACAATCTCCATTTGCTGCAACCGTCTTCTAAACTTCtgataaaattctaaaacattGGGATCTGCCCATACATGTCGAGAGTCGAAGTCCAGTACTCTTAAAGTATCTAGACTTTGTGCCCTGCTGAGAGCAACATAAGCTTGTCCAGCCTCAAAAATTTTAGACAATGACATTTCAACACAATCTAATGTCAAACCTTGTGATTTATGTATTGAAAATGCCCATGCCAAGTTTAAAGGCACTTGTCGGCGACATAATAAACTACCATTTGAGTTCTTGACATACCAGCGCTCTGACTTGGCtgtgtattcttttttatttttaaatcttaccACTGGAAGTCCTTCCTCAAACCTAACTACTACTCCTCTAGCTCCATTTACCAAGCCAGcattgacatttatatttttcaataacatcaCTTGAGCACCAACTTTTAACACTAATTTTGATGGTGCTATTGTCTGCATGTCTAAAAGTTTAGTTGCATTGTCACTATCCTGAGACACAAATACTTTGTCTTCACCATTCAAATCATTTAGTTTTGAATCATTTATCATTTTGGAGTCATTTGTGTGTGAACATAACCTTGTTGCAAGTATTCCATCACTTTCAATTTTCTGTCTTGAAGTTCCCACTAGGCGATCACTAATTTCTTTTGTAACCCTCCCTATTCTTATACTATTGagaattgaaataaattctttGTCTTTCTGCCTGTGCACTTCTTTGAGTTCAAAACAAAGTTCTATACATTTATCCCAGCAAGGAGATTGGAAACAGAATCTTTTGGTAGCTTTGTTTTTATCCACAACAGGTGGCAGTTGTAAGAAATCACCACACAGAATGAGTTGAATACCTCCGAATGGTTTGTCATTTTTTCTAACATATCTTGCCACTGCTTCTAGTTTCTGAAATATCGAACAtctttattaagtattatgctaaaaaatttaaaaagcaactaaatttatgcaaataattaAGTACCTCAAAGAAAGCACCGTCAACCATGGATATTTCATCAATTATAAGATGTTTGCATTTTCTCCACTTTTGTGTGATCAGTGGAATTTTCATTGCTCTTTCACATAAATTTTCTATTGATCCACTGCCATCACCAATTCCAGCAAAGGCATGAAGAGTAGTTCCACCTGTAAAGAGGATTTATTGACCTGATTAATATTACATTGAATAATTTTGGAACATTTATTAGCAAGTTAACAGAAGTGAAAGAGATTGTCCATACCAATATGACAAGCAGCAACTCCAGTTGATGCAGTAGCAACAGTAACATCAGGTGCTAGTGCAGAAACAATCCTCTTCAGCAAGAAACTCTTTCCTGTCCCAGCTGACcctgtgaaaaatatatttttgccacCCAAACATGCCTCAAGCACTCTCTGCTGTTCTGGATTTAATGAACTTGTTGCAGCTAATGGTGATGGAGAATAAAGCTTCTTTGGTGCTGGTCCTCTTGCTGCGTCTTCACATTTCCGTTTCTTTGATGGGGGAGAAGGTGTTGTCAAAGTAGATTTAACAGTAATCTTATTCTTAGCATTGCGCACATCAGATACAGTTACTGGACTTATCTCCTCAAAAGCTTGCGTCTTACCGCTCAGTAACTTAGCTCTTATTGTCTGTTTCGATGGAGTTGTATTTGCCAACTGTTCTTTATCACCCGTCATCTTAACGAAAATGGTTCGTAAAAACGAAACCAGATTAGTTGGCGGTGCATTTGATAGGAATAAAGTGCAACCCGCCTCTTGAAACTTGACGCTAGCTTTACCTTCGGccataaactttttaaaaacatttatactcTTTAATGCTAGTCGAATAGCTGCATGTTTCTCAGATGTTACTTCCATGTACATTTCACGAAATTCATTTCGAATAAGTCGAAGTGAAGCTGTTTTGTAGGCAACTTTTCTTGAGATTGAACCTTGAGGAGTCAGCCACTCAATGGTCACAGCGCACGACAAAAATGATTCCCCACCCTCCATTATCTcggtttatttaatgtttaattcataaaataaagttttaaaatcaaCGTCAGCTGTGAAACGGCGGCATTATGCACATTTTGACTTTAGTGCACAACACAAAAAAGGCAATTCGTTGACAGTTGTCACTTGGCGAttaaatgactttttttttttatttatttattacggctctggaaacaagtccattgagcccgtcttccataaaatacaatttcttagaATTATTCATGTTACAAGTTTTCTAATTTCaaactaaaaattacaattcttCAATCGTAGATCGCACATACCGattaacgcccgaaattaataatgtatctactatccaagactgaaacctatcttagattgccgactatctttcgattggtctcctatcggcatgccaatatcttaactcgcctatccttgcttgccttcaacgatagatcgctggcaatcctttcaagatgcgttccctcctgaccattccattttatgcagaatattccattcgtaaaaaaaaatactttttgtattttccatacaaactattcgtttcaatatttgcctaattgcgaaaaataagaattggagtaataaaaaatattttatgtattttagccctcaatagaaacaattaacaattagtacatgtcatatttaagatacaaacttttaattactttcaaaatggaacgtgagtaatgtggttgctgacatattttgacactgaagtttaataacattgttcataatatattaataaatgtttaaaggatttagtttttagtatgaagtacgcagtaaactcggtgccatataataataattggactctgtacacattatccagtgttatgtaacaaattacaattccgttatacataattgttgcataactttaaccgtttatgcagcgcacgtaacggaagctctcaaaagttatcaattttagccgtttttggtcccattggttatagtgtgatgatatataatagccatcctcaataaatgggctatccaacactataagaattttcaattcgaaccggaagttcctgagaccagcgcgttcaaacgaacatactcttcagctttatataatagtatagataatgtatggaaattttgtctgtttctatgttttaactttcaactaataaaactatgttaatttgtaattattattttgaattacaaatgtagataagcaataaaataaatagcagtgattgtaaaggtatttttatttttactaagtaaagaagttatttgttaatgctgttctttctccaacatcttgattctctatattgttctcataattaataatatcagcagttgataattccacttcagttggaatttcctctagcctgtgattccgacaaatattgtgcaaaactgcagttacaattattattgtttgaactttaggtaaagataaacgcaatgtcaatgcaatcacagggaagcgacgtttccatgtaccaaatgtcctgaaaaagataatataaatatttcctat is part of the Manduca sexta isolate Smith_Timp_Sample1 chromosome 10, JHU_Msex_v1.0, whole genome shotgun sequence genome and harbors:
- the LOC115440241 gene encoding ATP-dependent DNA helicase PIF1, translating into MEGGESFLSCAVTIEWLTPQGSISRKVAYKTASLRLIRNEFREMYMEVTSEKHAAIRLALKSINVFKKFMAEGKASVKFQEAGCTLFLSNAPPTNLVSFLRTIFVKMTGDKEQLANTTPSKQTIRAKLLSGKTQAFEEISPVTVSDVRNAKNKITVKSTLTTPSPPSKKRKCEDAARGPAPKKLYSPSPLAATSSLNPEQQRVLEACLGGKNIFFTGSAGTGKSFLLKRIVSALAPDVTVATASTGVAACHIGGTTLHAFAGIGDGSGSIENLCERAMKIPLITQKWRKCKHLIIDEISMVDGAFFEKLEAVARYVRKNDKPFGGIQLILCGDFLQLPPVVDKNKATKRFCFQSPCWDKCIELCFELKEVHRQKDKEFISILNSIRIGRVTKEISDRLVGTSRQKIESDGILATRLCSHTNDSKMINDSKLNDLNGEDKVFVSQDSDNATKLLDMQTIAPSKLVLKVGAQVMLLKNINVNAGLVNGARGVVVRFEEGLPVVRFKNKKEYTAKSERWYVKNSNGSLLCRRQVPLNLAWAFSIHKSQGLTLDCVEMSLSKIFEAGQAYVALSRAQSLDTLRVLDFDSRHVWADPNVLEFYQKFRRRLQQMEIVPLGRPLTDRTNKKLKLREILEKQLRRK